One marine bacterium B5-7 genomic window, AGCAACAAGCCTCCTTTAAAAACAAATTTGTCTCGATTTTCTGATCGTGAGAGTCTTGATAGAAATCGTTCCAAAATCAACACTCGCCAAACCTCTTGAAAAGTACGGCTTTCTTCTTTTGCTATATTTTTTATTCTCGCCTTCAGAGATTGTTCATTCACGTTGTTATTGCGAAAATATATGTAGAGAGATCTATCTTAAATTTTTTCGCGTAACGTTGCAATTTTTGCAAATCAATTTTCCGTTCATCATTAAATTTCAAGGACGATTTTAGCGCCTTGATTGCAATCTCTTTTCCAAGATAACGAAAAGCATCGACAATCGTGCGCTCTCGATCAAAAATCTGAATGGTTTCTTTACCCAGTTTCATTTTCGTTTTTCCCGTTGCAACATCTCGCATACGCACGAAATTAGCATTTTCCCGCTTGGGTGCAGTTGTTGCATGAGGAATAACAATCCAATGTGCACGAGGAATTTCATCGGTCAACCCATAAAGTGCCAACGCCGAAACAAGCCCAACAACGCCATTTGGCACACTGTTAACTATAAGCACGAGATCTTCCCACTGAAATATTGTATCCACTTTTGCATTAACACCGCGATACACCCCGCGACCAATTCGCTCAATGAGATGTATTTTGACGTAATAACTCAACCTGCTGGGATGAATACCATGCTGGCGTGCTTCACTCGCCCGAAAAAGAGGCTGAAGAATCAAGGGGGCAATTTCAATAGTATAAGATTTGTTCATGCCTATTATTTTAACAATAAAACCCAACAATATCAAATGGGTTTTGCTGTTAAAATATTAAGAAAGAGCACTCGGATTTCCTCGGGTCTAGATCCCAGACATTTTCCTTCGGCAAATTCTGGGATGACAGTGAATGGGATTCTTCAAAGATACTTTAGTAAGATAAATAGTGACGGTAGAAGATCCCGGATCAAGCGTGGGATGACAGCCAGCATTGTCACCCCGGGCTTGACCCGGGGTCTCCGTCAGATTCTATCAAGTTTGCTAGCGTCCGAAGGAGATCCCGCGTCAAGCGCGGGATGACAGCGGGTACGATTGTCTGGGATGACAGAAGGTGGGATTCTTCAAAGATAGTGATGTGGCTACACTAAAGTGGACAGATAACTTAAACGACATCTGAGCAGGTTGAAAGTTAAAATCCAAGGCAGTAAGTAGTTCATCAGCGACATTAGAGCTTGTTTTAGATGCTTTCTCTCAGCGCCGTGACAAACCCATCCACAGCCGCATCCGTGGTTGCCCATGAAGTCACAAGCCGTACAACAGAGTGAGATGGATCGGAAGAGATCTTTGACCAAGTGTAAAAACCATATTTTTTCTTCAACTTTTCAATGGCAGTATTGGATAAAATCGGAAACACTTGGTTCACAATAGGTTCACTTAAAAAGGCACAACCACTGGCCTTAATACCATCAGCAAGTTTCTGTGCCATATCATTCGCGTGCTTCGCATTTTCCCAATAGAGATCATCTTTAAAGAGCTCGGCAAACTGCACTGTAATCACGCGTGATTTTGCTAAAAGCGCACCACGTTGACGCAAATGATGACGAAAATTTTCTTGTAAGTTCGGGTTAACAATCACAATGATCTCACCCATCAGCGCACCATTTTTTGTACCACCGATGTAAAACATATCACATACATTTGCGATATCACGCAAAGTAAGATCGGTATCCCTCGCCATCAATGCATTGCCGATTCGGGCGCCGTCCAGGTACAAATACAACCCATTTTGCTTGCATACCTCATGTAAAGCTTGCAACTCTTTCTTACTGTATAGCGTGCCTCGTTCTGTTGCTTGTGAAATATACACCACACGTGGTTTCACGGTCAGTTCATCATGATGTGTTTCAATAATTTCCTGGATGGTAGCGGGCAATATTTTCCCGTCAATACCCGGCACCGCATTAACTTTGTGTCCTGTGGCCTCAATGGCACCCGCCTCATGGATGCTAATATGCCCACTATCAACGGCAATAACCGACTCGTAAGATCTCAGCATAGAGGACAAACAAATAAGGTTAGTCTGTGTACCATTTGACACAAAGTGGATCTGAGCATCCGGCTTTCCGATTTGTTCTTTAATATATTGCGCTACCTCAATAGCAAACGAATCCATCCCATAACCACGTTCTTGCTGGAAATTGGTACGCGAAAGGGCCGCTAAAATCCGGGGATGAGCGCCTTCTGAGTAATCGTCAAAGAAAAGATAATCAAGTGTTGTCATGGGCGGATTGTAGCGGTCAAATTGCCGTTAGGGAAGACTTATTAAAAGAATTACCAACACAGACAGGAAGAAAAGATCGAAGGAGAATGGTGCCCGGGGCCGGACTCGAACCGGCACGGGGGGTGAACCCCGAGGGATTTTAAGTCCCTTGCGTCTACCAATTTCGCCACCCGGGCATAATGGGCACATCTATAAACTAAAAGGCTAAGGCCGGAATCGAACCGGCGTAAACGGCTTTGCAGGCCGCTGCATGACCACTCTGCCACCCAGCCACGGTTTCATTTGGCGGACAAACACAAAAACAACAAATCAACAAAAACTGGAGCGGGAAACGAGACTCGAACTCGCGACCCCGACCTTGGCAAGGTCGTGCTCTACCAACTGAGCTATTCCCGCAAAGAGACGACATTCTAGCGAAACCCGGCCAAGAGTCAAGCATACTGAGGTTTGGTGTTAATCTAGTTGCAAGGCTGGCCAAGCAACCTTCAAATACATTGCCATTGTCCATAAAGTTAACAGAGCTGCTGCATACATCAGCAACAAACCTATCCAATAATAACCCTGAAGACTAGGCACTGCACACAGCAACAAAACGGTGACGGCAATCATCTGCAACACCGTCTTCAGTTTTGAAAGCCAGCTTACGGCCACACTCGCCCGTTTGCCCATTTCAGCCATCCATTCACGCAGTGCAGAGACTGTGATTTCCCGTGCAATAATCACAGCAACAGGCAATGCCAACAGTGCGCCATGGAAATGCCCAACAATAGCGACTAATGCGACCGCAACCATTAATTTATCTGCAACCGGATCGAGAAACTCACCAAAGGGCGAAGACTGCTTCAGTAGACGCGCTAAAAAACCATCTAACCAATCTGTCCCTGCAGCCAACAAAAAAACAAAGGCGGCCGCCCAGTAATGCCCTGGCAATGGCAGGTAAAAGGCTAAAACAAAAAAAGGAATCATGAGAATACGGGCGACGGTTAATGTATTTGGAATATTCATCTATTCTTACCTTTAATGAAAGTTATGGTAAATTTCTGCAGCCAATGTTTGGCTGATCCCCGGTACTTTGGCCAGCTCATCGACACTAGCCCCTTTAATTTCTTGCAAGCCTCCAAAGCGTTGAATTAAGGCCTTACGACGCTTCATCCCAATGCCCGAAATGGTTTCCAAGGTAGAATGCTTACGCGCTTTCGCGCGCTGTCCTCGATGTCCTGTAATCGCAAAACGATGTGCTTCATCACGTAGTTGCTGCAAAATCTGTTTTGCCGCAGCTTCCACGACTAGCGTTTCCGCATGATCACCCACTTGCAAAAGCACCGTATCCAGCGAAGCTTTTCTCCCCTCGCCTTTTTTGATACCCAGCAACACGACATCGTCAATCTCCAACGATTGTAAACACTCACGCGCCTGTGTCAATTGAATTTTCCCACCATCAATCAACAATATCTGCGGACGTTTTCCTTCTCTATTCTGTGCTTGGAATCGTCGCATTAAACTTTGCCGCATGGCTGCCCCATCATCACCAGCTGTCACATGTTTAATATTAAAACGTCGGTAATCTGATTTATGAAATCCAGTCTCATGCATGACCACACAAGCGCCAACAGTTGCTTCCCCTTGCGTATGGCTAATATCAAAACATTCTAATCGTGTTAAGGGATCTGGATACGACAAACTTTCTCGAAGACTATTTAGGCCTTTTGCATGTGACGTTTGTGCCTCTGTCTTTTGTATCAGCGCCAGCTTCGCATTTTCTTGTGCAAGTTGCATCAGTTTCATTTTCTCGCCACGTTGCGGTTGTTCAAATGCGACAACATAGCCTGACTTTTCTTTTAATGCTGCCAACAACCAACGTTGATCGCTTAAAGTCGTTTCACAATACAATGCGTGTGGGATAGACAAACCATGCTGTTGATTCAAGTAATATTGTGCAATAAAACTTGATAAAATATCCGATGCTTTCTCACCCATCGGCGCCACAAGAAAATGGGCTTTACCGCCTAACAGTAAGCCATGTCGAATACTCGCCACATAGACGCAATGCGTTTTATCTTGTTGCACCAATACAATCACATCAGCATCACGATCACCTTGGCTAACCGCCTGACTCTCTTGCACTTTTCTCAGGCTGCTAATTTGATCACGCAGCGTTGCCGCTGTTTCATAATCTTGTTCGGTGGCAGCCAACTCCATTTTCTGAATTAATTCGTCTAACAATCCTTGGCTTTTTCCTGTTAACACTTGTTGTATTTGATTCATCACTTCTTGATAGGCATCTTTCTCTATATATTTCACACAAGGTGCTGAACAACGTTTAATTTGGTATTGCAGACAAGGGCGTGATCGGTTTGAGAAATATGCATCATTACATTGGCGAATTTTAAAGGTTTTCTGCAGCATTTTTAAGGTTTGCCAGGCCGCTGTTCCATTAGGGTAAGGGCCAAACAATTCACCTTTTACTTTTCGACTTCCCCGATGAATGGTGACGTTCGGAAAATCATGCGCCGTCATATGCAAATAGGGATAGCCTTTTCCATCACGCAGCAAAATATTGTAACGCGGCTTATGTTGTTTGATGAGATTACATTCTAAGAGCAAGGCCTCATTTTCACTGGCCGTTGCAATAATTTGAATATCTACAATTTGTCCGACTAGAGCGCGTGTTTTTGCATCATTCGCATGGCCACGGAAATAACTACCCACACGTTTTTTCAGATTTCGGGCTTTACCCACATAGATAACGGTACCTTCTGCCGAGAGCATTTGGTAAACGCCGGGTTTTTCGGTGAGTGTTTTTAGGAAAGCGCGATGATCAAACATCGAAAAATACTTATTCTGTTTCTGTGCCATCTTGCAAGGTTTGTATGTCGATCATGCCATACTTAATTGCAATATGCGTTAATTCA contains:
- a CDS encoding CDP-diacylglycerol--glycerol-3-phosphate 3-phosphatidyltransferase, whose protein sequence is MNIPNTLTVARILMIPFFVLAFYLPLPGHYWAAAFVFLLAAGTDWLDGFLARLLKQSSPFGEFLDPVADKLMVAVALVAIVGHFHGALLALPVAVIIAREITVSALREWMAEMGKRASVAVSWLSKLKTVLQMIAVTVLLLCAVPSLQGYYWIGLLLMYAAALLTLWTMAMYLKVAWPALQLD
- the uvrC gene encoding UvrABC system protein C gives rise to the protein MFDHRAFLKTLTEKPGVYQMLSAEGTVIYVGKARNLKKRVGSYFRGHANDAKTRALVGQIVDIQIIATASENEALLLECNLIKQHKPRYNILLRDGKGYPYLHMTAHDFPNVTIHRGSRKVKGELFGPYPNGTAAWQTLKMLQKTFKIRQCNDAYFSNRSRPCLQYQIKRCSAPCVKYIEKDAYQEVMNQIQQVLTGKSQGLLDELIQKMELAATEQDYETAATLRDQISSLRKVQESQAVSQGDRDADVIVLVQQDKTHCVYVASIRHGLLLGGKAHFLVAPMGEKASDILSSFIAQYYLNQQHGLSIPHALYCETTLSDQRWLLAALKEKSGYVVAFEQPQRGEKMKLMQLAQENAKLALIQKTEAQTSHAKGLNSLRESLSYPDPLTRLECFDISHTQGEATVGACVVMHETGFHKSDYRRFNIKHVTAGDDGAAMRQSLMRRFQAQNREGKRPQILLIDGGKIQLTQARECLQSLEIDDVVLLGIKKGEGRKASLDTVLLQVGDHAETLVVEAAAKQILQQLRDEAHRFAITGHRGQRAKARKHSTLETISGIGMKRRKALIQRFGGLQEIKGASVDELAKVPGISQTLAAEIYHNFH
- a CDS encoding amino acid lyase codes for the protein MTTLDYLFFDDYSEGAHPRILAALSRTNFQQERGYGMDSFAIEVAQYIKEQIGKPDAQIHFVSNGTQTNLICLSSMLRSYESVIAVDSGHISIHEAGAIEATGHKVNAVPGIDGKILPATIQEIIETHHDELTVKPRVVYISQATERGTLYSKKELQALHEVCKQNGLYLYLDGARIGNALMARDTDLTLRDIANVCDMFYIGGTKNGALMGEIIVIVNPNLQENFRHHLRQRGALLAKSRVITVQFAELFKDDLYWENAKHANDMAQKLADGIKASGCAFLSEPIVNQVFPILSNTAIEKLKKKYGFYTWSKISSDPSHSVVRLVTSWATTDAAVDGFVTALRESI